The stretch of DNA ACATACCGAGcagctttgaaaagtcCACGATGATCAATGTGCGCATTGAtttgagctcgttcacgGTGGAAGACCTCAAACAGGGACTCAAGGTCGATTTGCTGAAAACGATCACCAGCATCAATGTTCACTCCGGCAGAAAGCAGTTCAAGGGCGTTGCCAGCATCAGGATGTCGCTGGACAACGCAGTATCGAATGCGTCGACGATGCCATTGAACTTGCTGGTGACTAACGCGGGGCTCGAGAAGTCGCAGTTCAGTCTACCTATAGTTGCTCGTCTTTCTGCGGTGAAGGATGCTGTTTTCGTGAAGCGGCAGGTCGAGCTGCTAATCAACAGCGTCTTGCTGTCTGAGGTGTTCAGCAAGAAGACGTACTGTCACAGCtcgaaggaggagatcCGCACGGCGCTCAAGAACATGATGAACAAGGTTTGGGAGCTGGTCAAATCGTGCAACAGCTCAAACACGAGCAACATGCGCAACATCGAGGAGTGGTCGGAGACACTGAATGACGAGGTCCAGCAGATAATCGACGGCTACTCCATGAGAAACTACAACTTGAGCAATTACTGCTGTGTAGCCAAATATTTCGAATTTATTTAAGgacattttttttttcgctccGTTTTATGGTTTCTGCGTACGTTCGGTACTTATCGCCAACGTGGGGCGTGGTGGCCGCCCTCCTCGGCGGGTTCTTATTTTTAGAGACCTTCGCAACGCCTTTCCACCGCCAATTCTACGTTCCCGACCCGCGCATCAGCTATCCGTACACTGCTGACAGCATTCCGGACGCTCGTTTGGCGGTGTATGCCTGCGTGGTGCCCTGTGTGCTGATCGTGCTGGCGACGGCGACGCAGTATCTGCGGTCGTCGCGcgaccagaaacagcgcATTGTCCACTTAGCCAATGTTTCGTGTCTTGCTCTGGCATTGGCCCTAGGGCTCAACGGATTCGTGACCGAATTTATTAAAGTCAAGGTTGGCAGGCCTAGACCGGACTTTTTGGACCGATGCGGTTTGTCGCCTAAATCTCCGGTTCCGGGACTGTACACTGTCGCCGATTGCACCGCGCCGTACGGAGAAAAAGCGCTCCAGGACGGTTTCAAGTCGTTTCCATCGGGCCACTCGTCCTTTGCGTGGTGCGGGATGAATTTCCTCAACTTGTGGATCAGTGGCCACTACAGGCTGTACACGGGGCGTTCGGGCTTTTCCGTGAGCAAGTTGGTGCCGCTGGGGCCGGCCCTCGTGGCTCTCCATATCTGTATCAGCCGTTCGCAGGACTACAAACACGACGCGCTGGACATCACGTGCGGGTCGCTGCTAGGACTCGCGGCGTCGTGGTGGTCGTACCGCCAGTTCTTCCCGTCCGTGGCGGACGACAGCAGCGACCTCCCGCTCGTGCCCGCGCAGGAGCCCGTGCTACCGGTGTAGCTGTGGGGCTTACGTAAGCAACAAACCCGGTTTTTAAAGATACACGAGCGGTGAAAAAAGTGGCAAACAAACATCTACGCATGTCGGACGAAAACACGCCAAAGCCGGAGAACAAGAGCGACACACACATCAACCTGAAGGTGTCGGACGGCACGTCAGAGGTgttcttcaagatcaagcgGTCGACGCCGCTGAAGAGACTGATGGACGCCTTCTGCAAGAGACAGGGCAAGGACTCTAGCAGTCTGCGGTTTCTGTTTGATGGGCACCGTGTGAACCCGGAGGACACGCCGGAGGACCTGGATATGGAGGAGAGCGATGTGATCGAGGCGCATCGCGAGCAGGTTGGGGGGTATATAGAGTTCAGCTGTGCTAGCGGGTGCTAGCAGAGTGCAACTACTAAATGACCGTGTGTATAAATGACAGAACAGGGAGCACGAAACTTTTCGGACGAGGAtaattattatttttattttttggtGCAGGGGTGTCTCCTTTCTCCTGTCGACGCGTCCCGCGTCTGCGTTTTGCAGGCACTCCTTTGGTTCCCTTTTTAGAAAGGTGATTGATCGATTTGGGCGAACGCGTGCAGGAACGTTTTGCTCATATACGCTTACTTCGCTCTCTACTCTTTTCTCAACTTCAATGCCCCATTCTCGACAAGAATCGTACGCCTCGTCCTTTGTGTCGTCCTCGGCGCTGGGACTAGGTATTTCGAACCCGAGCTCCAAGTCGGCCACGGCGAAAAACCCGGTCAAGATAGGGCCCTGGAAGTTGGGCAAGACGCTGGGCAAGGGCTCCACCGGCCGCGTTTTGCTCGCCACTAACGTCCACACGGGGCAGAAGGCCGCCGTCAAAGTCGTTTCTAAGAGCATGCTGGGCTCCGACGGCCACGACGCGTCGCCGCCGGACGCCAGCCTCAGCTACGGCATCGAGCGCGAAATCATCATCATGAAGCTGCTCAACCACAAGAACGTGCTGAGGCTCTACGACGTGTGGGAAACAGACACTGCCTTATACTTGGTGCTGGAGTACGTCGAAGGCGGCGAACTGTTTGACCTCCTGGTAGAATCCGGCCCGCTGCCCGAAAACACGGCTGTggagtttttcagacaAATTATTCTCGGAGCGTCGTACTGTCACAGCCTCGGCATCTGCCACAGAGACCTCAAGCCCGagaacctgctgctggacaagcaGTATAACGTCAAGATCGCGGACTTCGGCATGGCCGCGCTCGAGTCCAGCGACCGTCTGCTCGAGACCTCGTGCGGGTCGCCCCACTACGCTGCACCGGAAATCGTGAGCGGGCTGCAGTATCACGGCGCAGAGTCGGACGTGTGGTCCTGCGGCGTGATCCTGTTTGCGCTGCTGACGGGCAGACTGCCatttgacgacgaaaacatccgcgagctgctgctgaaggTACAGAAGGGTAGCTACGAGATCCACGAAGACCTGTCGCCCGAGGCACAGGACCTGATCGCGCAGATGCTCACGGTAGACCCAGAGGCGCGCATCAAGACCAGAGACGTGCTCAAACACCCGCTCATCACAAAGTACCCGTTCAACAAGCAGGACCACGAGGACTACCTCAACCTACCAAACCCCAACTCGGCCACGCAGCCGGTGAGGTCACGtgacgagatcgacagACAGATCCTGGAGAACCTGGTGATCCTGTGGCACGGGCGCGATGCGGAGTCGATTGTCGAGAGTCTGCTGAGCTCGGCGGCGAACCCGGAGAAGACGTTCTACTCGCTACTGTTGCGGTACCGCCACGACCACCACGACCAGGGCCAGGCGCTTGTGcggtcgtcgtcggtgaTTTCGCGCGTCACGCCCGGTTCGAGCGAGACGGGCTCACCCAGCAGACGGCGCTCCGTGCGCAATTTCAGCGTGGGCACCTCTGCGAACCGGCCTGTGTCGTTCCAGCGGTCCAAGACCGACAGGTCTGGCGAACGGTCGCCGTTCCGGAAGCGGGCGTCGGTGAGCAGCAAGCGCAACTCGATGGTTTTCGCCGACAAGGGCGTTTCGAAGcgctcgtccagcacgatGCTCAAGCGGAACAGCGTCACGTCAAAGCTGCTGTCGACGTATGCGAAACTCGCggcgatcgacgagaaaaaatcgaaaaaCGTCGAGGAGTACGGTAAGCGTGCGTCAGCGGACTTTGCGACGCTGTGCGACATGCTGTTCGACGGCAAGTCGGGCCGGCTCAGcacgtccagctcgctggCGACGATCAGCGCCATGTtgatggaggaggagcggCCTGCTCGACAGTCCAAAAAGGCTGCGAGACAGTCGCTGATCCACGCGAAAAAGCGTCAATCGACGTTTGCGTCGCTTTTCGACGCGGCAGCCCaggccagctcggcaaGCTCCACCGTTTCCTCGCAGTCTGTGCACAGCTCATCCAGTCACTCGCTTGCCAGCAAGAGATACTCGTCAAACCCGATAGAGCGCATATCGCGCATTCTCAACGCATCCGACCTAGACAAGATTAATAGGCGTTCTGTGTCACACGGGCGAGTGCCGTCTGTGAACCCGCCGCCGAAGCCGGTCACCAAGCTTGATCCGCGTGCCAAGGCGTACGAAAAGTACCAGAAGCGCGTCTCGCAGACACTGGAGAAGATGTTGAAGcagaaggaggaagacgagaGACGGGCCAAGGAGCAGgcggagcaggagcaggaagagcaggaaaaagacgaggacgaggtcCAGGACAAGCAGGACGCAGAAAAGCCCAAAAGGGTCAAGAACCCGCAGAAAATCTCCGACGTGACGATTCCACAGGTGACGCGCAAGTCGAAGCATTTCTCCGACAACAAGAGGCTCAGCGTGCTGTCGATCTACTCTGCCAGCAACCTCAAGGACGCAGCCACATTGGACCGCACGTCCAAGGGCACGCGGCTGAGCATGGTTTTCCAGGACGATTTGGACGCTCACGCAGATGACACCGTAGACATGAATTTGCAACTGGACAAAGACGAGGGCCTGTATTTCGTGGATGACAAGAGGAAGagcaccaagaagaagtcgATGCTGCTGTCGTCAGAGGACATTCCAAACCTCAACTACAAAGCGTCCAGAGACACGATGATCTCGGCCAACTCTGCCGAGAAGAGCCTTTATAAGTCGCTCAGACTGCCGGAGATCCCTGGCTCGCCAATCAAAGAAGATAAGGTGGAAGTCTACAAGGAGAACGCAATAGACCGGCCAGAGTCGCCTGTGGTGGCCAGCAAAAAGAATGACGGTTCGCTGCAGTTCAGCAAGCAGCGCAAACCGCTTGGAGAGCTGGACCAGCAAAAACAGAGCAACGAGGCCAACAGACGCGCGGGCTCGGGCGGATCGTTCTTCCGCAAGCTGTCGTTTGGCACgagaaagaagagcgaCGCCAGAGACACTAAAGAGACGAGGAGAAAAGTGAGTATTACACAGGCGTTCCTGGCTCTGTTTACGGGCGAGATTGCGGAGCAGCAGGAAACCAAGGAATTGCACACTGTTCTGGGCGAGGACGACCTGTTCGAGGCGCTCATATCGCTGCTGGTCAGCTGGAAACAACATGGTATCACCGACTTGCAGGCCAATAAAGAGACGCGGCGGTTGGTGGCCACGGTCTCGAAACACAACTCGTTCGGGCTCAAGGCGTGTAAATTCGAATGCCAGACGTATCCTGAGGAGAATGGCTCGCTGCTGGTGTTCACAAACCTTAAAGGTCCGTCGCGCAGCTTCTCGAAGCTCACGCGCGAGACCGAGCGGATCCTCGAGAAGGAGAGCATTTTGGTATAAAATaatgaaaataaaataaaataataaaatagataaaataaaataaaataaaataaatttagGGCGTTCCCAATGCGGAAATAGCTTGGGACCAGCCAACCTCTCCATgatttaaaaaaatcaaacTCCTGTAAACAGACTCATGGAGCCTTCTACCACAGGCTTTGCCAGGCACCACAGCCAAGCCGTTCTGGCCCACCGGTCGCTCTCGAAACGTCCCTCACACCGTGCCAACCTCGTGCGCCAACATTCGGGGAAAAAATCACAGCTCTATGCCAACAGAGCGCACTTCGCCTCAAAGTCAGACCTCCGCGCCATCTTCGACTCCAAAGAGAGTCTCCATGACGTCCCTCCGTATATGATGTCTTATACTCTCTCGCCGCCGCGAACGCAGTACGAGCACAACCCGGTGCTCAAGTACGCGGTAGCCAGGACCAGGGTAGCCAATCGCCAGCTGTTTCTAGACCCCACCGATATGAGTATCAAGGACTACATGACACCGCACTCTGTTGAGCTGCCACGACATTTGAACAAGTCGCTACAGAGCCTCACGAAGCTCGGAATGGACCCGCAGATCAAGTCGCTCCCAAAATCCGGCTACCAGTACAATACGCCGTACAACAGGCTGAGCACGATGGCAGAAATCAGTCTAGAGTCAAATTCAGAACACTACAACAGAATCAAACGGGAAATATTCGACAAACGCATGCTCTGGAGTGACCTGGAGCCATATCTGCGACAAAATGACGATATATGGAATAACGAGTATCTGCTCACAAGACTGCTTTTTGAGGTGTATTTGCGCCGcgtcgtcgctgctcgAATGGCGGTCAAAATCGGTGTTGGTAACGCGCGCAGGGGAGCCGGAACGTGGAATGACTCGCTGCTTTCCGCGGTGTACGGCCACAAACAAACGTCTATTTTCAAGCAGCAATCACCCGCGATAGCTGGCTATTCGcctcgttgagcttgagTCTGTCAGCGAACGCAGCTCGAACACGCTGGAACTCGCCATTGAGTGGCTCAAACTTCTTCGCCTTGAGGAAAgtctccagcttgtccGTCAGCTCCTTGCTGCACAGACAGCTCTCAAACACCAGCTGCACAATACCACGGAACGTTCTAATAAAGCTCTGATTTTTGCTATCCTTCATAAACCTGGCGTAGAAGCCGTTGTAATGCATGCTGAACCACGCCCAGATCGTTGCAAACGCCTCGGGCTGGTGTTTGAGGCCCACCAGAGCCAGCTCCACCGACGGCATGTCCATGTTGTTCAGCACGTAGTTGAGCGTTTTCTGCTGCAAATCGCTCTTAGTCACGTATCCCAGTGACGTTAGTGCTGCCGTGCGCACGTCGGCCGTGCTGTGCTCTTCGTAGACGTGGTCGCTGACCGAGTCTGGATTTTTCACTATACCAAGGATCTCCTTGTATTCCTTGGCCGAGCCACCGGCTTGGACGTTGTTCAACACCGCAGCCACAAGTTTGATCGGAACGGCGCCCTTTGGCCCatgcagcagctgtttgtaCAGTTTTTTCGCTATCGCCTGTGACTGCGCGTTCGAATAATCCAGCTTCAACAGGGTAGCACGCACAGACAGCTCCGTAGCTGGCAATTGTCTGAAATCGAGCCCGTCCCActcaaacgagtccagAAGACTGCTGACAGTCGTATTCTCCCATCTGGAAATGA from Ogataea parapolymorpha DL-1 chromosome VI, whole genome shotgun sequence encodes:
- a CDS encoding Protein kinase involved in bud growth and assembly of the septin ring yields the protein MPHSRQESYASSFVSSSALGLGISNPSSKSATAKNPVKIGPWKLGKTLGKGSTGRVLLATNVHTGQKAAVKVVSKSMLGSDGHDASPPDASLSYGIEREIIIMKLLNHKNVLRLYDVWETDTALYLVLEYVEGGELFDLLVESGPLPENTAVEFFRQIILGASYCHSLGICHRDLKPENLLLDKQYNVKIADFGMAALESSDRLLETSCGSPHYAAPEIVSGLQYHGAESDVWSCGVILFALLTGRLPFDDENIRELLLKVQKGSYEIHEDLSPEAQDLIAQMLTVDPEARIKTRDVLKHPLITKYPFNKQDHEDYLNLPNPNSATQPVRSRDEIDRQILENLVILWHGRDAESIVESLLSSAANPEKTFYSLLLRYRHDHHDQGQALVRSSSVISRVTPGSSETGSPSRRRSVRNFSVGTSANRPVSFQRSKTDRSGERSPFRKRASVSSKRNSMVFADKGVSKRSSSTMLKRNSVTSKLLSTYAKLAAIDEKKSKNVEEYGKRASADFATLCDMLFDGKSGRLSTSSSLATISAMLMEEERPARQSKKAARQSLIHAKKRQSTFASLFDAAAQASSASSTVSSQSVHSSSSHSLASKRYSSNPIERISRILNASDLDKINRRSVSHGRVPSVNPPPKPVTKLDPRAKAYEKYQKRVSQTLEKMLKQKEEDERRAKEQAEQEQEEQEKDEDEVQDKQDAEKPKRVKNPQKISDVTIPQVTRKSKHFSDNKRLSVLSIYSASNLKDAATLDRTSKGTRLSMVFQDDLDAHADDTVDMNLQLDKDEGLYFVDDKRKSTKKKSMLLSSEDIPNLNYKASRDTMISANSAEKSLYKSLRLPEIPGSPIKEDKVEVYKENAIDRPESPVVASKKNDGSLQFSKQRKPLGELDQQKQSNEANRRAGSGGSFFRKLSFGTRKKSDARDTKETRRKVSITQAFLALFTGEIAEQQETKELHTVLGEDDLFEALISLLVSWKQHGITDLQANKETRRLVATVSKHNSFGLKACKFECQTYPEENGSLLVFTNLKGPSRSFSKLTRETERILEKESILV
- a CDS encoding Ubiquitin-like protein SMT3; amino-acid sequence: MSDENTPKPENKSDTHINLKVSDGTSEVFFKIKRSTPLKRLMDAFCKRQGKDSSSLRFLFDGHRVNPEDTPEDLDMEESDVIEAHREQVGGYIEFSCASGC
- a CDS encoding putative membrane protein; translation: MVSAYVRYLSPTWGVVAALLGGFLFLETFATPFHRQFYVPDPRISYPYTADSIPDARLAVYACVVPCVLIVLATATQYLRSSRDQKQRIVHLANVSCLALALALGLNGFVTEFIKVKVGRPRPDFLDRCGLSPKSPVPGLYTVADCTAPYGEKALQDGFKSFPSGHSSFAWCGMNFLNLWISGHYRLYTGRSGFSVSKLVPLGPALVALHICISRSQDYKHDALDITCGSLLGLAASWWSYRQFFPSVADDSSDLPLVPAQEPVLPV